ATGAGCATACCGATAGCAATAGCCCAAGCGGCATTGCCGATTCCGTAATGAGCCATCGTCGATTGTCCGGCGAGAAAATACGCAAGAATGGAGACGGCGAAGACCCCGACGAAGCCCACCAGGAAGCCGCCTACAGGCTTGCCCATGAAATATGCGCCAATGGAGAAAAACAATGCCAGGACAATCATGAGGCCAATCAAGGTGGGAATATGGTTATACGGTTTGTTGCTGACACCTTTTTTGGCTTTCGACTCCGCCGATTTGACTTTGAGCCAATTATCGATGGCATTGGACGCGGTGTCATTGAGTGTCGCATCTTTGAAACCGGCGGATTCAGCCGCGGACTGAGCCGTTAACGCCGCTGCTTTGGCTTCTTTGGTCGCAGCTTTGGTCTGTTCATATTTGGGGGTATTTTGTGCATTCAACGCTTCGGCGCGTTCGGCACTCATATAAAGCGAATCCATTGGGTCGGATTTCCACTTGCCGGGGTGGCTCATGAAGTTATGGACTGTTTTGGCAATGGGAGATGACGTGCCCTTGATTTTTTCTTTTGTCTGGAGTGCTTCATACCACTGCACGGTTTTAAACGGAGCCCGTGCGGCTTCGGTTTCCATGATGGCATTGGACTTGGTAAAGACTTCATCCATATCGGCTGGTTTGTTGTTGAAAAAGATGATGCTTCCAACGATGAGGATAACAAAGCCGAGCCAAATGGCCCAATAATCTTCCTTTTTCCAGAGGTCGCTCAGCGAGCCCGACGCGTTATCGACAACAACGTCTTCAGTTTTCGGGATAACCTGTTCCGCCATACTCTTCTCCTCCATCTCGTAGGTGATAATTCGAGTTGTCACTCCACCCGAGGGACAACGTGGATGCTTCGATGGAGGTTATAAAAAAGCAAAGTGTGGGCCAGAACGATGTTTTGCGTCTAATATATTGATTATACACTATAAGCTTTGATGTGCGGGGTGTTGGACCGATAACAAATATTTTCAACTGAAAACTTAAGTTTGCAGTTAGGGCATATACCGTGTGATGAGAGAAGGGCAAGCCGGAGAGGAATACGGTTTTCGACGAAGATGAACACAGATAGTGTGTATAGAGATGAGCTGAATTCTGTGGAAAGATGATGAACTGGAATGTTTAGGCCATGGTGGATGTCCCCTTCAGTTCGCGTGTTCGGAACGCACGAGGAACACTGCGAAGACATCCACCATGTTTATGGGGTGTGTGGAGGCAACGAGGGCTATGGTATTATCATTTCATAACGCGAATAGAAGATGTGGAATTCAAGACACGAGAGAAATACTACCGGTAGACCATACCTCCATCGATGAGTACAGCTTGGCCTGTCATGTAGTCGGAATCAGGGCCGGCCAGATATGAAACAAATGCTGCGACATCTTCTGGAAGTTCCGGGCGACCTAGCGCAATACCGGCACAGTATTGTTTAAAGGTCTCGCCTTGAGCTGCTCCGGTGATTTTAGAGAATCCATCATCAATCTCGCCCCACATGTCGGTATCGACGACACCAGGACAGTAGGCATTGACGGTGATTCCTGCACTGGCATACTCCCGCGCGGCGGCTTGGGTCAGGCCGCGAACGGCAAATTTGGTGGCGCTGTATACGCCAATCATGGCGAAACCATCGTGTCCGGCGATGGAAGATGCACTGATGATTTTGCCTTTTTGTTTCCGAGCGATGAATTTAGCCGCGGCAGCTTGGATGCCCCACAGCACACCATTAACGTTGATCTTGAAAATTCTCTCCACTTCTTCGGGCGTCACGTCAGCTAAGGCTTTTACCTGGGCTATGCCTGCATTGTTGACCATGATATCGAAACCACCAAGTTCCTTTTCTGCATGGTCAATCGCTGCGTACACTTGGTCACGGTCACTGATATCGGCAATAAACGTCGTGGCTTTGCGTCCAAGAGCTTCAATCTCCTTGGCGACCGCGTC
This genomic window from Desulfovibrio inopinatus DSM 10711 contains:
- a CDS encoding acetoin reductase, whose product is MSISGKVALITGSAQGIGRGIALRLAKDGADIALVDLKQDKLDAVAKEIEALGRKATTFIADISDRDQVYAAIDHAEKELGGFDIMVNNAGIAQVKALADVTPEEVERIFKINVNGVLWGIQAAAAKFIARKQKGKIISASSIAGHDGFAMIGVYSATKFAVRGLTQAAAREYASAGITVNAYCPGVVDTDMWGEIDDGFSKITGAAQGETFKQYCAGIALGRPELPEDVAAFVSYLAGPDSDYMTGQAVLIDGGMVYR